One genomic segment of Salinigranum rubrum includes these proteins:
- a CDS encoding replication factor A (Replication protein A protects and stabilize the intermediate ssDNA that is generated by the unwinding action of a DNA helicase at the replication fork. In addition, SSBs prevent the formation of secondary structures by single-stranded template DNA.) encodes MSDLRTHAEEIVSQFSDHLDLTVDEVEERLDNLVNEYRVPVDEARRSVTNSYLDEAGMERDDLGRGGSQEVTLGDIDADEQWVDVTVKLVDLWEPRSDAISQVGLVGDESGTMKFVAFTTSDLPELEEGKSYKLSNVVTDEYQGNFSVKLNRTTTITELDEEVEVGDDSSEAEGALVDIQSGSGLIKRCPEEDCTRVLQNGRCSEHGNVEGEFDLRIKGVLDDGAEVHEVIFGRETTEELTGVTLDEAKQRAMDALDTTVVAEDMRADVLGRYYRVRGPTFGRYLLVDEFEQLSAPAAADASALLSDARSI; translated from the coding sequence ATGAGCGATTTGCGTACCCACGCGGAAGAGATCGTATCGCAGTTTTCCGACCACCTCGACCTGACGGTCGACGAGGTCGAAGAGCGCCTCGACAACCTCGTCAATGAGTACCGTGTCCCGGTGGACGAGGCGCGTCGGAGTGTCACCAACAGCTACCTCGACGAGGCCGGCATGGAGCGTGACGACCTGGGGCGCGGCGGCTCCCAGGAAGTGACGCTCGGCGACATCGACGCGGACGAGCAGTGGGTCGACGTCACGGTCAAACTCGTCGACCTCTGGGAACCCCGTAGCGACGCCATCTCGCAGGTGGGGCTGGTGGGCGACGAGTCCGGGACGATGAAGTTCGTCGCCTTCACCACGTCGGACCTGCCCGAGTTGGAGGAGGGGAAGTCGTACAAGCTCTCGAACGTCGTCACCGACGAGTACCAGGGGAACTTCTCGGTCAAACTCAACCGGACGACGACCATCACCGAACTCGACGAGGAGGTCGAGGTCGGTGACGATTCGAGCGAGGCCGAGGGCGCGCTGGTCGACATCCAGTCCGGGTCCGGGCTCATCAAGCGCTGCCCGGAAGAGGACTGTACTCGGGTGCTGCAGAACGGCCGCTGTTCCGAACACGGCAACGTCGAGGGCGAGTTCGACCTCCGCATCAAGGGCGTCCTCGACGACGGCGCCGAGGTCCACGAGGTCATCTTCGGCCGCGAGACCACCGAGGAGTTGACCGGCGTCACCCTCGACGAGGCGAAGCAGCGGGCGATGGACGCCCTCGACACGACGGTCGTCGCAGAGGACATGCGCGCCGACGTGCTCGGCCGGTACTACCGAGTGAGAGGCCCGACGTTCGGCCGCTACCTGCTCGTCGACGAGTTCGAACAGCTCTCCGCGCCCGCGGCCGCGGATGCGAGTGCCCTGCTGTCCGACGCGAGGTCGATCTGA
- a CDS encoding endonuclease/exonuclease/phosphatase family protein produces MASVRCRVMTFNVRYDTAADGENAWEHRRARVASVVRFHAPAVVGLQEPLEHQYAYLRERLPEYAWEGAGRVDGGSEGEHCPLGWQSARVERERHGTVWLSETPDRAGSSYPTASKPRLVTWARLAVDGRPLVVCNTHFDHESERARVRSARQLRRLVGELGGGSDASDLQVPVVVLGDFNCTPGSKPHRILTGTGGDGDAAGGDDTAGPVLADAMDVSEHPHHGPTATFERFSGEPSKKIDHVFVAGNVAVRQHAVLADHWDGRPPSDHCPVVAELVLGD; encoded by the coding sequence ATGGCAAGCGTCCGGTGTCGGGTGATGACGTTCAACGTCCGCTACGACACCGCCGCGGACGGCGAGAACGCGTGGGAGCACCGCCGGGCGCGGGTCGCGAGCGTCGTCCGCTTTCACGCGCCGGCCGTCGTCGGCCTCCAAGAGCCGCTCGAACACCAGTACGCGTACCTCCGCGAGCGACTCCCCGAGTACGCGTGGGAGGGCGCGGGGCGGGTCGACGGCGGCTCGGAGGGCGAACACTGTCCGCTCGGGTGGCAGAGCGCGCGGGTCGAACGCGAGCGACACGGCACCGTCTGGCTCTCGGAGACGCCGGACCGCGCGGGGAGTTCCTACCCGACCGCGAGCAAACCACGGCTCGTGACGTGGGCACGACTCGCGGTCGACGGGCGCCCGCTCGTCGTCTGCAACACCCACTTCGACCACGAGAGCGAGCGGGCACGGGTGCGGAGCGCCCGACAGCTCCGCCGACTGGTCGGGGAACTCGGCGGCGGGAGCGACGCGTCCGACCTCCAGGTACCGGTCGTGGTGCTCGGCGACTTCAACTGCACGCCCGGGTCGAAACCACACCGGATACTCACGGGGACGGGCGGGGACGGGGACGCGGCGGGAGGCGACGACACGGCGGGACCAGTGCTCGCCGACGCGATGGACGTCTCTGAACACCCTCACCACGGGCCGACGGCGACGTTCGAGCGGTTCTCGGGAGAGCCCAGTAAGAAAATCGACCACGTGTTCGTCGCCGGCAACGTCGCCGTGCGACAGCACGCCGTCCTCGCCGACCACTGGGACGGGCGGCCGCCGTCGGACCACTGTCCGGTGGTCGCAGAGCTCGTTCTCGGCGACTGA
- a CDS encoding DUF7091 family protein, which produces MNDSGRDDRFERFVRTTFRRAGRRYAEAKRAYQEGHDWSTTFGLPTDDEGRARLVCRRHAERRAVRVDREGRPACFEPEHPDCEGCAEDVREGVVETW; this is translated from the coding sequence ATGAACGACTCTGGCCGTGACGACCGGTTCGAGCGGTTCGTCCGTACGACGTTCCGCCGGGCCGGCCGACGCTACGCCGAGGCGAAGCGCGCCTACCAGGAGGGCCACGACTGGTCGACGACGTTCGGCCTCCCGACCGACGACGAGGGTCGCGCCCGCCTCGTCTGCCGTCGCCACGCCGAACGCCGGGCCGTCCGCGTCGACCGCGAGGGCCGTCCCGCCTGTTTCGAGCCCGAGCATCCCGACTGTGAGGGCTGTGCCGAGGACGTCCGCGAGGGGGTCGTCGAGACGTGGTGA
- a CDS encoding mannose-1-phosphate guanylyltransferase, which translates to MTTVALVLAGGTGSRLYPASRSTRPKQFLPLLGETTLLERTVDRASFADHVVVSTRPELEADVRALAPDAEVVVEPAGKDTGPALAYATHRIGELHGTDAVVVVLPSDHTVGDDAAFGETLERGARVAHQTGRLVAFGVDPTRPETGYGYIEPGSDHGAFFDLDAFHEKPDAETAERYIDSGYLWNAGMFAWGVEPFRAAALDSPLAPLVRALDDGHVERGFEAVEETSVDYAVMERVTDAAVVPLDVRWDDLGSWDALARLLSGDDEGNVVHAGDGVGSAGGDAERPSQSEDAATDDGDDFDERALFVDSADNVVVSDGPHVSLAGVDGLAVVAWDDRVLVVPKAEAQRVRDVVSLLKEQGTF; encoded by the coding sequence GTGACGACCGTCGCGCTCGTCCTCGCGGGCGGGACGGGGTCGCGCCTCTACCCCGCGTCGCGGTCGACCCGGCCGAAGCAGTTCCTCCCGCTCCTGGGAGAGACCACGCTCCTCGAACGCACCGTCGACCGGGCCTCGTTCGCCGACCACGTCGTCGTGAGCACTCGCCCGGAACTCGAAGCCGACGTCCGCGCGCTGGCCCCCGACGCGGAGGTGGTCGTCGAACCCGCGGGCAAGGACACCGGGCCCGCGCTCGCGTACGCGACACACCGCATCGGCGAACTCCATGGCACAGACGCCGTCGTGGTCGTCCTGCCCAGCGACCACACCGTCGGCGACGACGCGGCGTTCGGGGAGACGCTCGAACGCGGCGCGCGGGTCGCCCACCAGACCGGTCGACTGGTCGCGTTCGGCGTCGACCCGACCCGTCCGGAGACGGGGTACGGCTACATCGAACCCGGCTCCGACCACGGGGCGTTCTTCGACCTCGACGCGTTCCACGAGAAACCCGACGCCGAGACGGCCGAGCGCTACATCGACTCCGGCTACCTGTGGAACGCCGGTATGTTCGCGTGGGGGGTCGAACCGTTCCGCGCGGCGGCGCTGGACTCCCCGCTCGCGCCGCTGGTGCGCGCGCTCGACGACGGGCACGTCGAACGGGGGTTCGAGGCGGTCGAAGAGACCAGCGTCGACTACGCGGTGATGGAGCGCGTTACCGACGCGGCGGTCGTTCCGCTCGACGTGCGGTGGGACGACCTCGGGTCGTGGGACGCGCTGGCCCGCCTGCTCTCGGGGGACGACGAGGGGAACGTCGTCCACGCGGGCGACGGAGTCGGCTCGGCGGGGGGCGACGCCGAGCGCCCAAGTCAGAGCGAGGACGCCGCCACCGATGACGGCGACGACTTCGACGAGCGCGCCCTGTTCGTCGACAGCGCCGACAACGTGGTCGTCTCCGACGGCCCGCACGTCTCGCTCGCCGGGGTCGACGGCCTCGCCGTCGTCGCGTGGGACGACCGGGTTCTCGTCGTGCCGAAGGCGGAGGCGCAGCGGGTCAGAGACGTCGTCTCGCTCCTGAAAGAACAGGGGACGTTCTGA
- a CDS encoding Tfx family DNA-binding protein, translated as MDDTGAGDGDRPGLDIDIDTLLDRTGFDPETSVLTRRQAEVLLLRERGVRQTTIADHIGTSRANVSSIEASARANVEKARETVAFAEALSAPVRVEVDVGTDLYDVPKLVYDACDEAGVKVNHTAPDLMKAVSDAAGEAVQGREVRDAILVGVTSSGNVRVRRSAEQDG; from the coding sequence ATGGACGACACGGGAGCCGGGGACGGCGACAGGCCCGGTCTCGACATCGACATCGACACCCTCCTCGACCGGACCGGGTTCGACCCCGAGACGAGCGTCCTGACCCGCCGGCAGGCGGAGGTCCTCCTGCTCCGCGAACGGGGGGTGCGACAGACGACCATCGCCGACCACATCGGCACCTCGCGGGCGAACGTCTCGAGCATCGAGGCGAGCGCCCGTGCGAACGTCGAGAAGGCCCGCGAGACGGTCGCCTTCGCCGAGGCGCTGTCGGCCCCCGTCAGGGTGGAAGTCGACGTCGGAACCGACCTCTACGACGTGCCGAAACTCGTCTACGACGCCTGCGACGAGGCGGGCGTGAAGGTGAATCACACCGCGCCGGACCTCATGAAGGCCGTGAGCGACGCCGCGGGCGAGGCGGTCCAGGGCCGGGAGGTGCGAGACGCTATCCTCGTCGGCGTGACGAGCAGCGGGAACGTCCGCGTCCGACGGTCCGCGGAGCAGGACGGCTGA
- a CDS encoding TRAM domain-containing protein, producing the protein MADCPLADECPRFSERIAGMGCQYFGDKGGAEWCDSYNMPIYELKQQPVKAGEEVEVEVTDIHESGAGVGRTDDGFIVLIDGLLPDCRAIVRIDRVKSNHALAKEVVEKMPLDPDEEEETEGKGGTGRDRGGRSGRGGRSRPEALGSRDNFWGK; encoded by the coding sequence ATGGCCGACTGCCCACTGGCGGACGAGTGCCCGCGGTTCTCCGAGCGCATCGCGGGGATGGGCTGTCAGTACTTCGGCGACAAGGGTGGCGCCGAGTGGTGTGACAGCTACAACATGCCGATCTACGAACTGAAACAGCAGCCGGTGAAAGCCGGCGAGGAGGTGGAGGTGGAGGTGACGGACATCCACGAGAGCGGCGCCGGCGTCGGCCGGACCGACGACGGGTTCATCGTCCTCATCGACGGCCTCCTCCCGGACTGTCGGGCGATAGTCCGCATCGACCGGGTGAAGTCGAACCACGCACTCGCGAAGGAGGTCGTCGAGAAGATGCCGCTCGACCCCGACGAGGAGGAGGAAACCGAAGGCAAAGGCGGCACCGGACGGGACAGAGGTGGTCGCAGTGGCCGCGGGGGGCGAAGCCGTCCGGAGGCGCTCGGGAGCCGCGACAACTTCTGGGGCAAGTAA
- a CDS encoding DUF7837 family putative zinc-binding protein: MTANAAPLGHCPECGRSVPQNWVLIEYERENGERGVFAECPSCEEVVRPE, translated from the coding sequence GTGACGGCGAACGCCGCACCGCTCGGCCACTGCCCGGAGTGTGGTCGGTCGGTGCCCCAGAACTGGGTGCTCATCGAGTACGAACGCGAGAACGGCGAGCGCGGCGTCTTCGCCGAGTGCCCCTCCTGCGAGGAGGTCGTCAGGCCCGAGTAG